From Bacillus sp. 2205SS5-2, a single genomic window includes:
- a CDS encoding TrmH family RNA methyltransferase, producing the protein MNVVESIKNPKVKQWRKLLTRKERDKTGMFIVEGFHLVEEALKERDTVMEVMISEEVEIPTSWNINNKQMTRLTHEVTKALSDTESPQGVFAICYQTNSGEHLRGTSFLLIDSVQDPGNLGTMIRTADAAGMDAVILGTGTVDAYNPKVLRSAQGSHFHIPIYRQDLGRTIDVLKEKEVSIYGTALENGVNFSTVEMNSSFAILMGNEGSGVSRELLAKTDENLYIPIYGKSESLNVAVAAGILMYSGKARQ; encoded by the coding sequence TTGAACGTTGTGGAATCAATCAAAAATCCAAAAGTGAAACAATGGAGAAAACTATTAACAAGAAAAGAACGTGACAAAACAGGCATGTTTATTGTTGAAGGTTTTCATTTAGTGGAAGAGGCTTTAAAAGAACGAGATACGGTTATGGAAGTCATGATTAGTGAGGAAGTTGAAATACCAACCTCCTGGAATATAAATAATAAGCAGATGACTAGGTTGACTCATGAGGTAACAAAAGCTCTTTCTGATACCGAAAGTCCTCAAGGAGTTTTTGCGATATGCTACCAAACAAATTCGGGTGAACATCTTCGCGGAACCTCATTTTTATTAATTGATTCTGTACAAGACCCAGGCAATTTAGGTACGATGATACGAACAGCGGATGCAGCTGGAATGGACGCTGTAATTTTAGGAACTGGAACCGTTGATGCGTATAATCCAAAGGTCCTTCGTTCTGCACAGGGTAGTCATTTTCATATTCCGATTTATCGACAAGATTTAGGCCGTACCATCGACGTGTTAAAAGAAAAAGAAGTCTCAATCTATGGGACAGCACTTGAAAATGGCGTTAATTTTTCAACTGTAGAAATGAATAGTTCTTTTGCTATACTAATGGGGAACGAAGGAAGTGGTGTTTCTAGAGAGTTGTTAGCAAAAACAGACGAAAATCTGTATATCCCAATTTACGGAAAAAGTGAATCTTTAAATGTTGCCGTAGCCGCAGGGATATTGATGTACAGCGGAAAAGCTCGACAGTGA
- the pheS gene encoding phenylalanine--tRNA ligase subunit alpha, protein MESRLKELQEEALTQIEQATDLKQLNDVRVAYLGKKGPITEVLRGMGKLSAEERPKMGALANEVRAVIGDAIEVKQSNMEKEAVEKQLASETIDVTLPGSPVQAGNHHPLTRIIEEIEDLFIGMGYQIAEGPEVEKDYYNFEALNLPKGHPARDMQDSFYITEEILLRTHTSPVQARTMEMHKGEGPVKIICPGKVYRRDSDDATHSHQFMQIEGLVIDENISMSDLKGTLQVFAKKLFGEEREIRLRPSFFPFTEPSVEMDISCKICDGEGCSVCKKTGWIEILGAGMVHPNVLEMAGFDSKKYTGFAFGMGPERIAMLKYGVDDIRHFYANDIRFLTQFHEHE, encoded by the coding sequence ATGGAGTCAAGATTAAAGGAACTTCAAGAAGAAGCTCTTACACAAATAGAGCAAGCAACAGATTTAAAGCAATTAAATGATGTGCGGGTTGCGTATCTGGGGAAGAAAGGACCTATCACTGAAGTACTAAGAGGGATGGGTAAATTATCAGCAGAAGAACGTCCCAAAATGGGTGCGTTGGCAAACGAAGTACGTGCCGTCATCGGTGATGCTATTGAAGTGAAGCAAAGTAATATGGAAAAAGAAGCGGTGGAAAAACAATTAGCCTCTGAAACCATCGATGTAACACTTCCAGGAAGTCCAGTACAAGCGGGCAATCACCATCCTTTAACGAGAATCATTGAAGAAATTGAAGATCTTTTCATCGGTATGGGCTATCAAATAGCAGAGGGACCAGAAGTTGAAAAAGATTATTACAATTTTGAGGCTTTAAACTTACCTAAAGGCCATCCAGCTCGAGATATGCAGGATTCTTTCTATATTACAGAGGAAATTTTGTTGCGAACACACACATCTCCTGTTCAAGCAAGAACGATGGAAATGCATAAAGGGGAAGGACCTGTCAAAATCATTTGTCCAGGCAAAGTGTATCGCCGTGATTCGGATGATGCAACTCATTCTCATCAATTTATGCAAATTGAAGGGCTTGTCATTGATGAAAATATCTCTATGAGTGATTTAAAAGGGACACTTCAAGTGTTTGCAAAAAAACTCTTTGGTGAAGAGCGCGAAATTCGTCTTCGTCCAAGCTTTTTCCCGTTCACAGAACCATCAGTGGAAATGGATATTTCTTGTAAAATATGTGATGGCGAGGGCTGTTCAGTATGTAAGAAAACAGGCTGGATTGAGATTCTAGGTGCCGGTATGGTACATCCAAATGTATTGGAAATGGCCGGATTCGATTCAAAGAAATACACTGGTTTTGCATTCGGAATGGGACCAGAGCGGATTGCGATGCTGAAATATGGCGTAGATGATATTCGTCATTTTTATGCGAATGATATTCGATTCTTAACACAATTTCATGAACACGAGTAA
- the sspI gene encoding small acid-soluble spore protein SspI, which yields MGLNLRNAIIHNVSGNSQDEFKDTIVDAIQSGEEKMLPGLGVLFEVYWQNASPQEQTVILEKLEDSLK from the coding sequence ATGGGTCTAAATCTTCGAAATGCCATTATTCACAATGTGTCGGGAAATTCCCAAGATGAGTTTAAAGATACGATCGTGGACGCCATTCAAAGCGGAGAAGAAAAAATGTTGCCTGGTTTAGGTGTTCTATTTGAAGTGTATTGGCAAAATGCCTCGCCTCAAGAACAGACCGTCATTTTAGAAAAACTTGAAGACAGCTTGAAATAA
- a CDS encoding M42 family metallopeptidase: MLKELTDAKGVPGNEREVRQVMRKYIEPFADEMMTDGLGSLIAKKIGDENGPKIMIAGHLDEVGFMVTRVDDKGFLRFQTLGGWWSQVMLAQRVTIVTSKGDVTGVIGSKPPHILPLEARKKAVDIKDMFIDIGASSKEEATEWGIRPGDMVVPYFEFTVMNNEKMLLAKAWDNRIGCAIAIDVLKNLQGTDHPNIVYGVGTVQEEVALRGARTSASVIKPDIGFAVDVGIAGDTPGISAKDAPCKMGEGPQIILYDASMISHKGLRDFVTNTADDMEIPYQFDSIPGGGTDSGAIHLTANGVPALTITIATRYIHSHAAMLHRDDYENTVKLITEIIKRLDKDTVAKITFD, from the coding sequence ATGCTAAAAGAATTAACCGATGCAAAAGGGGTTCCTGGAAACGAAAGAGAAGTACGACAGGTGATGAGAAAATACATCGAACCATTTGCAGATGAAATGATGACCGATGGGTTGGGGAGCTTAATAGCGAAAAAGATTGGTGATGAAAACGGTCCAAAAATCATGATTGCTGGCCACTTGGATGAAGTGGGCTTTATGGTCACTCGCGTCGATGACAAAGGATTTTTGCGCTTTCAAACACTAGGCGGTTGGTGGTCTCAAGTCATGCTTGCTCAACGTGTAACGATCGTAACAAGCAAAGGAGACGTTACAGGTGTGATTGGCTCAAAACCGCCGCATATTCTTCCGCTTGAAGCACGCAAAAAAGCCGTGGATATTAAAGATATGTTTATTGATATTGGTGCCTCAAGCAAGGAGGAAGCCACAGAATGGGGCATTCGTCCAGGAGATATGGTCGTTCCATATTTTGAATTCACCGTAATGAACAATGAAAAAATGTTGCTTGCCAAAGCATGGGATAACCGAATAGGCTGTGCCATTGCGATAGATGTATTAAAGAATTTACAAGGAACTGATCATCCGAATATTGTCTATGGTGTTGGAACAGTACAAGAAGAGGTTGCTCTTCGAGGGGCTCGAACCTCTGCGTCTGTCATTAAACCAGATATCGGATTTGCTGTAGATGTAGGTATCGCAGGAGATACACCAGGTATTTCAGCGAAGGATGCTCCTTGTAAAATGGGCGAAGGTCCGCAAATCATTCTCTATGATGCATCAATGATTTCTCACAAAGGGCTACGTGACTTTGTGACAAATACGGCAGACGATATGGAAATTCCGTATCAATTTGATTCGATTCCTGGTGGTGGAACAGATTCAGGAGCGATTCATTTGACCGCAAATGGAGTACCAGCATTAACCATTACCATTGCCACAAGGTATATTCATTCGCATGCGGCAATGCTACACAGAGATGATTACGAGAATACGGTGAAGCTTATTACCGAGATCATTAAGCGTCTAGATAAAGATACTGTGGCGAAGATAACGTTTGATTGA
- a CDS encoding dUTP diphosphatase, with product MNIQTLFNMQKELDSYIEENKGVADEDLFSRKLLALLVEIGELANETRCFKFWSNKSPSAKSMILEEFVDGVHFILSLGLEVGVENSSIQAHGKERDLTRQFLVVMEIAHKFGHSRSKKDFQDFIDQYFYLGRLIGFSEEEIVQAYYQKNEVNYRRQQEGY from the coding sequence ATGAATATTCAGACGTTGTTTAATATGCAGAAGGAGTTGGATTCATACATAGAAGAAAATAAAGGGGTGGCGGATGAGGATTTGTTTTCACGGAAACTATTAGCGCTGCTCGTTGAAATAGGAGAATTGGCAAATGAAACGAGATGCTTTAAATTTTGGAGTAATAAATCGCCATCTGCTAAATCTATGATCTTAGAAGAATTTGTCGATGGGGTACATTTTATTCTGTCTCTTGGTCTTGAAGTTGGGGTTGAGAACTCTTCAATTCAAGCACATGGAAAGGAAAGGGACCTCACTCGTCAGTTTTTAGTCGTCATGGAGATAGCGCATAAATTTGGTCACTCACGATCGAAAAAAGATTTTCAAGACTTTATCGATCAGTATTTTTATCTTGGTCGATTAATAGGCTTCTCAGAAGAGGAAATCGTTCAAGCCTATTACCAAAAGAATGAAGTAAATTATCGAAGACAACAAGAGGGGTACTAG